One window of the Torulaspora delbrueckii CBS 1146 chromosome 6, complete genome genome contains the following:
- the FPY1 gene encoding flavin adenine dinucleotide pyrophosphatase (similar to Saccharomyces cerevisiae YMR178W; ancestral locus Anc_6.250), with the protein MSNVNAACVIIGDEVLNGKIIDTNSKFFAKYCYSQGIRLGEIVTIGDDETQIVDTLQRLCKKYQFIVTSGGIGPTHDDITYESVAKSFNLPTKIDEDCKKRMQRISKPESRLDAAALKDFYRMATLPHGPSVKNHYISSDLWVPICSVDNKVYILPGIPQLFSRMIKNFTPTLREIYRLKENAEYTRFFIKTPLSESQISAYLRGLQEEADKVSKDIKIGSYPHFGMGFNTVSILGTKDQEAFLQEMNDRTIKDLNGESISAEDEEKLSNAFEA; encoded by the coding sequence ATGTCCAACGTTAATGCTGCCTGTGTCATCATCGGGGATGAAGTGTTGAATGGTAAGATCATCGATACCAACTCAAAGTTCTTTGCCAAATATTGCTACAGCCAGGGGATAAGACTCGGTGAGATCGTTACCAtaggtgatgatgaaacACAGATAGTGGACACCTTGCAAAGATTATGCAAAAAGTACCAATTTATCGTAACGTCTGGAGGAATTGGACCCACTCATGATGATATAACCTATGAGTCGGTTGCCAAGAGCTTTAACCTTCCAACTAAAATCGATGAGGAttgcaagaagagaatGCAAAGGATATCGAAACCAGAGTCCAGACTAGACGCAGCCGCATTGAAGGACTTTTATCGTATGGCCACTTTGCCTCACGGTCCCAGTGTGAAGAACCATTACATATCTAGTGACCTGTGGGTTCCAATTTGCTCAGTCGATAACAAGGTGTATATTCTACCGGGTATTCCACAACTATTCTCAAGgatgatcaaaaatttcactcCAACATTACGGGAAATTTACCGGTTGAAGGAAAACGCTGAATACACCAGATTCTTTATTAAGACTCCTTTATCTGAATCTCAAATATCTGCGTATTTAAGGGGATTGCAAGAGGAGGCAGACAAGGTCTCTAAGGATATCAAAATTGGTTCCTATCCACATTTTGGTATGGGCTTTAATACGGTTAGTATATTGGGTaccaaagatcaagaagctTTCCTGCAAGAGATGAACGACCGTACAATTAAGGATCTTAATGGTGAAAGCATCTCtgctgaggatgaagaaaagctttCTAATGCATTTGAAGCATAG
- the GRE1 gene encoding Gre1p (similar to Saccharomyces cerevisiae SIP18 (YMR175W) and GRE1 (YPL223C); ancestral locus Anc_6.246), producing MSHLLNKVADKLQGHAKEEEKQEKRGQGIGHGESHKESHGEGHGEHEESKHQRGIAPGTRRKQEYNSEELYTGNAQGYEGIPSEDTGAYAHSGNTGRDRDSSRAETRFGSGNTGRNELEQDDPDSFTSGQYTTGQFDSSGKGKQVHKEWSEHKGNMGSGNEEMMGSERKGRNW from the coding sequence ATGTCACATTTATTGAACAAAGTAGCAGACAAGTTGCAAGGACACGCTaaggaggaagagaagcAGGAGAAGCGTGGTCAAGGTATTGGCCATGGCGAAAGTCATAAGGAAAGTCACGGTGAAGGCCATGGTGAGCACGAAGAGTCTAAGCACCAAAGAGGAATTGCACCCGGGACCCGTCGTAAGCAGGAATACAACAGTGAAGAGTTGTACACTGGTAATGCACAAGGATACGAAGGTATTCCTTCCGAAGATACGGGAGCTTATGCACACTCGGGCAATACAGGTCGTGATCGGGATTCCAGCAGGGCTGAGACCCGGTTCGGTAGTGGAAACACTGGCCGCAACGAGCTAGAGCAGGACGACCCAGACTCTTTTACGTCTGGTCAGTACACAACAGGCCAGTTTGACAGTTCTGGAAAAGGCAAGCAGGTGCACAAGGAATGGTCTGAGCATAAAGGAAACATGGGTTCTGGTAACGAAGAAATGATGGGCTCTGAAAGAAAGGGCCGTAACTGGTAG
- the NEW1 gene encoding New1p (similar to Saccharomyces cerevisiae NEW1 (YPL226W); ancestral locus Anc_6.251), whose product MPPKKYTDLNDFLDDQPKDPGYVPSPFGGYFKNTNNNYQQQRSLNQQKGYRQQQRDWNQPSNGQNAYNQGSYNYNQGSQNYNQNYSNNQNQGSYGYQQSAVTPTQSNTPTPSSSTTSLTSLNQNMADLNFTPVSAYLSQIPQCAKIADCKKSIDLIIEEFAKARYSGKNISEWSILDVLTKFTKPKSPPLVRESAMLLISKLAQAVSDKHPQEAYLLPLLDQALDSAADKENTVKRAAQHAVDSLINAYPVESLTSFVLPNVLKYLASGAKWQSKLAALAVVDRIREDAPNDLLELTFKDAVPVLTDVATDFKPELAKQGHQTLLDFVSILDNLDLSPRYNLIVDTLQNPAKVPQSVKALSGVTFVAEVTEPALSLLVPILNRSLNLSSSSQEQLRQTVIVVENLTRLVNNRIEIESFIPLLLPGIQKVVDTASLPEVRELAEKALTVLKEDEDAKDTFPGRLTTAQGKEFLQKHIANLTDDPAKSSIEDDKVIDYISTLLTVDANVNDWKRLEEYLTTVLGESNREFIQKEFVDNLRAIFHQEKAAHDESEGVEIVNTDFSLAYGSRMLLNKTTLRLLKGHRYGLCGRNGAGKSTLMRSIANGQLEGFPDKNTLRTCFVEHKLQGEEGDLDLVSFIALDEELQATSRDEIAEALESVGFDESRRVQTVGSLSGGWKMKLELARAMLQKADILLLDEPTNHLDVSNVKWLEEYLLEHTNITSLIVSHDSGFLDEVCTDIIHYENRKLKYYKGNLAKFVEQKPEAKAYYTLSDSNAQMRFPPPGILTGVKSNTRAVAKVSNVTFTYPGASKPQLSNATCALSLSSRVAVLGPNGAGKSTLIKLLTGELVPQEGEVQKHPNLRIGYIAQHALQHVNEHKEKTANQYLQWRYQFGDDREVLLKESRKISEDEKEMMQKEIDIGDGRGKRAIEAIVGRSKLKRSFQYEIKWKWWKPKYNSWVPKDVLIDEGFEKLVQKFDDHEASREGLGYRQLIPSVISKHFEDVGLDSEIANHTPLGSLSGGQLVKVVIAGAMWNNPHLLVLDEPTNYLDRDSLGALAVAIRDWSGGVVMISHNNEFVGALCPEQWIVENGVLTQKGVQDVDQSRFEDGGNAHAVGLAQKAASPSVDNDDSPANIKVKKRVKRLTRNEKKAQAERRRLRYIAWLSSPKGTPKPVDTDDEEED is encoded by the coding sequence ATGCCACCAAAGAAATATACTGATTTAAACGATTTCTTGGATGACCAACCTAAGGATCCAGGCTACGTGCCTTCTCCTTTTGGCggatatttcaagaatacCAACAATAACTATCAACAACAGCGTTCTTTAAACCAACAAAAGGGTTACAGACAACAGCAACGTGACTGGAATCAACCTTCCAACGGACAAAATGCATACAACCAAGGATCTTACAATTACAATCAAGGTAGCCAGAACTATAATCAAAACTACTCGAATAACCAAAATCAAGGGTCTTATGGGTACCAGCAATCAGCTGTCACGCCAACTCAGAGCAATACCCCAACGCCGTCTTCTTCTACTACTTCATTGACGTCTTTAAACCAGAACATGGCAGACCTGAATTTTACTCCAGTTTCCGCTTATCTAAGCCAAATTCCACAGTGTGCAAAGATTGCCGAttgcaaaaaatcaatCGATCTTATCATCGAGGAGTTTGCGAAGGCTAGATATTCTGGTAAAAATATCTCTGAATGGTCCATTCTCGATGTCTTAACGAAATTCACCAAGCCAAAAAGCCCTCCTTTGGTCAGAGAATCCGCAATGTTATTAATCTCGAAACTAGCTCAGGCTGTTAGCGATAAACATCCTCAAGAGGCTTACCTATTGCCCCTTCTTGACCAAGCGCTTGACTCTGCGGCTGACAAAGAAAACACTGTAAAGCGTGCTGCTCAACATGCCGTCGATTCGCTAATAAACGCTTATCCTGTGGAATCTCTCACTAGTTTTGTTTTGCCAAATGTGCTAAAGTATCTTGCATCTGGTGCTAAATGGCAGTCAAAACTGGCTGCTTTGGCTGTTGTGGATAGAATTAGAGAAGATGCTCCAAACGATCTTCTGGAGTTGACTTTCAAGGATGCTGTTCCAGTTTTGACTGATGTTGCCACTGATTTCAAGCCAGAACTCGCAAAACAAGGACACCAAACATTACTTGACTTTGTCTCTATCTTGGATAACCTTGATTTATCTCCACGTTACAACTTGATCGTTGACACTTTGCAAAACCCTGCCAAGGTTCCACAATCTGTCAAAGCTCTTTCTGGTGTTACTTTTGTTGCTGAAGTTACTGAGCCCGCATTGTCATTACTTGTGCCGATCTTGAACAGATCTTTGAATctatcttcctcatcacAAGAACAGTTGAGACAGACCGTTATTGTCGTTGAAAACTTGACCAGATTAGTCAATAATCgtattgaaattgaaagtttcatccCATTACTACTTCCAGGGATTCAAAAAGTCGTCGATACGGCATCTCTGCCAGAGGTTCGTGAGTTAGCTGAAAAGGCGCTTACTGTTTTaaaggaagatgaggatgcTAAGGACACCTTCCCTGGTAGATTGACAACTGCTCAAGgaaaagagtttttgcAGAAGCACATTGCCAATTTAACTGATGACCCTgcaaaatcatcaattgaggatgataaagttATTGATTACATCAGTACACTGTTAACCGTTGACGCCAATGTCAACGACTGGAAGAGACTTGAAGAATACTTAACCACCGTTCTAGGTGAATCGAACAGAGAATTCATTCAAAAGGAATTTGTCGATAACCTGAGGGCAATTTTCCATCAAGAGAAGGCTGCTCATGACGAGAGTGAAGGTGTCGAAATTGTCAACACAGACTTTTCTCTAGCCTACGGTTCGAGAATGCTACTAAACAAGACAACTTTACGTCTATTGAAAGGTCACAGATACGGTTTATGTGGTAGAAATGGTGCTGGTAAGTCGACTCTGATGAGATCGATTGCAAACGGTCAACTAGAAGGTTTCCCTGACAAAAACACTTTGCGGACCTGTTTCGTTGAACACAAATTGCAAGGCGAAGAAGGTGATCTTGACTTAGTTTCTTTCATAGCCTtagatgaagaacttcagGCTACTTCCCGTGACGAGATTGCAGAAGCCCTAGAATCCGTTGGTTTCGACGAGTCTAGAAGAGTTCAAACCGTTGGATCGCTTTCAGGTGgttggaagatgaaactTGAATTGGCCAGAGCCATGCTACAGAAAGCAGATATCTTGTTGCTGGACGAACCTACCAATCATTTAGATGTTTCTAACGTTAAGTGGTTGGAAGAATATTTGCTCGAACACACGAACAttacttctttgattgtCTCGCACGACTCTGGATTTTTGGATGAGGTTTGTACCGACATTATTCACTACGAGAACAGAAAGCTCAAATACTACAAAGGTAACTTGGCCAAATTTGTGGAGCAAAAACCCGAAGCCAAGGCATATTATACTTTGTCTGATTCTAATGCGCAAATGCGCTTCCCTCCACCTGGTATCTTGACGGGTGTCAAATCAAACACTAGAGCCGTGGCGAAAGTGAGCAACGTTACCTTCACATATCCTGGGGCAAGTAAACCACAGTTAAGTAATGCAACGTGTGCCCTTTCCCTATCTTCACGTGTTGCCGTCTTAGGTCCCAACGGTGCTGGTAAATCGACATTGATCAAACTTTTGACAGGCGAATTAGTTCCTCAAGAAGGTGAAGTTCAGAAACATCCAAACTTGCGTATTGGCTATATTGCACAACATGCTTTGCAACATGTCAATGAGCATAAGGAAAAGACTGCTAATCAATATCTACAGTGGCGTTATCAATTCGGTGACGATCGTGAAGTCTTATTGAAGGAATCTAGAAAGATCTCcgaagatgaaaaagaAATGATGcaaaaagagattgataTCGGTGATGGGAGAGGTAAGAGAGCTATTGAGGCCATTGTTGGTAGATCGAAGCTGAAGAGATCTTTCCAGTATGAGATTAAGTGGAAGTGGTGGAAACCAAAGTACAATTCTTGGGTTCCTAAGGACGTtttgattgatgaaggattCGAGAAGCTCGttcaaaagtttgatgatcacGAAGCTTCGAGAGAAGGTCTTGGCTACCGTCAATTAATCCCATCTGTTATCTCCaaacattttgaagatgttggtCTTGATTCGGAAATTGCTAACCATACTCCATTGGGTTCCCTATCTGGTGGTCAATTGGTCAAGGTCGTCATTGCTGGTGCAATGTGGAACAACCCACATTTGCTGGTCCTGGATGAACCTACCAATTATTTGGATAGAGATTCTTTGGGTGCTCTTGCTGTCGCCATTAGAGACTGGAGCGGTGGTGTTGTCATGATTTCGCATAACAACGAATTTGTCGGTGCTCTATGTCCAGAACAATGgattgttgaaaatggtgtGTTGACTCAAAAGGGTGTCCAAGACGTGGATCAATCGAGATTTGAAGACGGTGGTAACGCCCATGCTGTAGGTTTGGCACAGAAGGCTGCTTCACCATCAGTCGACAACGACGATTCTCCTGCCAATATCAAGGTTAAGAAGAGAGTTAAGAGATTGACAAGaaatgagaagaaagcacAAGCGGAGCGCCGCCGTTTGCGTTATATCGCATGGTTGTCATCTCCAAAGGGAACTCCAAAGCCCGTGGATACTGAcgacgaagaggaagactaa
- the CHP1 gene encoding ribosome-associated Tef1p biogenesis chaperone CHP1 (similar to Saccharomyces cerevisiae YPL225W; ancestral locus Anc_6.249), with protein MSTFNAETADNLEDIEKQFAVVAVEQAETYWSLLTKVKGSKLRLTQYDDEIYDAFMEMFPEYQDIEKLKKFNENDLKTKQAKEDWRKFCALFEKKIEDYNFGTLLRTDSSAEYGQYSTCFVVRIQFYAFEVARNRHGLNDWAVGK; from the coding sequence ATGAGTACTTTCAACGCTGAAACCGCTGATaatttggaagatatcGAGAAGCAATTTGCTGTCGTTGCTGTTGAACAAGCCGAGACTTACTGGAGTCTACTAACCAAGGTTAAGGGCTCTAAATTACGTTTGACCCAATACGATGATGAGATTTACGACGCTTTCATGGAAATGTTTCCTGAATACCAGgatattgaaaagttgaagaaatttaaTGAGAATGACTTGAAGACAAAGCAGGCCAAGGAAGACTGGAGAAAATTCTGTGcactctttgaaaagaaaattgagGATTATAACTTTGGTACCTTGCTGAGAACCGATTCTAGTGCCGAATACGGACAATATTCCACCTGTTTTGTGGTCAGAATCCAATTTTATGCATTCGAGGTTGCTAGAAATAGACACGGTTTGAACGATTGGGCTGTCGGCAAGTAA
- the TDEL0F01900 gene encoding cation diffusion facilitator family transporter (similar to Saccharomyces cerevisiae MMT1 (YMR177W) and MMT2 (YPL224C); ancestral locus Anc_6.248) gives MLRLVLLKDPRLPLSRVSFHAGRCHRISPQEKNAEKELKDNEHFKQVAKDYHAHDHVHMRESETEENDSFQLGVKGRLVSTSKSPSQTHSHSQGHSHSHSLSHSHTHGVNPMLVMSKEQVKKNPAVRITWIGLAINVGLAAGKFAGGVVFHSQALIADAVHAVSDMVSDFLTLVSVGLASNKPTANYPFGYGKVETIGSLAVSTILATAGLSIGWTSLCAIVGPIVPHTVLEFLATYVGGSHSHSHSITKEVTNVNAAWIAGASIVVKEWIFQATKKIAIQTNSNVLMANAWHHRVDSMTSLVALVTITSGYFFNIQSLDAVGGLIVSALVIKAGGSGMWSAMQELADQSLPKDDDRYIEVQEAIEDCLDKLLSNNNAGRPYKIKELTVLPSGPNSRANLTLETPLQRWENVLDVKEFEIVSEHLRNILNRDLPTLKRLNIEFVEETAQEEKHVDEGHTHKH, from the coding sequence ATGCTGAGATTAGTGTTGCTAAAGGACCCTCGTTTGCCGTTGAGTCGGGTTTCATTCCATGCTGGCAGGTGTCATAGAATCTCCCCTCAGGAGAAGAATGCTGAAAAGGAGTTGAAGGATAATGAACATTTTAAACAGGTGGCTAAGGACTACCATGCACACGATCATGTCCATATGCGTGAATCTGAGACAGAAGAGAATGATTCATTTCAATTGGGGGTTAAGGGAAGATTAGTCTCGACAAGTAAAAGTCCTTCGCAAACCCATTCGCACTCGCAAGGGCACTCACATTCTCATTCGTTATCCCATTCACACACCCATGGTGTCAATCCAATGCTGGTGATGAGTAAAGAGCAGGTTAAGAAGAATCCAGCGGTCAGAATTACTTGGATCGGTCTTGCCATCAACGTTGGACTGGCAGCTGGGAAATTTGCAGGTGGTGTTGTCTTCCATTCGCAAGCATTGATAGCTGATGCTGTACATGCCGTGAGTGATATGGTATCTGATTTTCTCACGTTGGTGTCTGTGGGGTTGGCTTCTAATAAACCAACGGCTAATTATCCGTTTGGTTACGGGAAAGTCGAGACAATAGGCTCGCTGGCTGTGTCTACGATATTGGCTACCGCTGGGTTGTCCATTGGGTGGACTTCATTATGTGCCATTGTTGGACCTATTGTCCCACATACGGTGCTCGAGTTTTTGGCCACCTATGTGGGCGGATCACATTCACACTCGCATTCCATCACTAAGGAAGTGACTAATGTAAACGCTGCATGGATTGCCGGTGCTTCTATCGTCGTCAAGGAGTGGATTTTCCAAGcgacaaagaagatagCTATCCAAACAAATTCTAATGTCCTTATGGCCAATGCTTGGCATCACCGTGTCGACTCTATGACATCCCTGGTCGCGCTGGTCACGATCACTTCCGGCTACTTTTTCAACATTCAGTCGCTGGACGCTGTTGGAGGTCTAATCGTGTCTGCTCTTGTCATCAAAGCCGGTGGCTCCGGTATGTGGAGTGCTATGCAAGAGTTGGCAGATCAATCTTtaccaaaagatgatgacCGCTATATCGAAGTTCAAGAGGCTATTGAGGATTGTTTGGACAAATTACTCTCCAACAACAATGCTGGTAGACCTtacaagatcaaggaaCTTACAGTGCTGCCTTCTGGACCCAATTCCAGAGCCAACTTGACCCTTGAAACGCCATTACAAAGATGGGAAAACGTCTTGGATGTGAAAGAATTCGAAATTGTCAGTGAACATTTGCGGAACATCCTCAACCGTGACCTCCCAACCTTGAAAAGACTAAACATTGAGTTTGTCGAAGAGACagctcaagaagaaaagcATGTGGATGAAGGGCATACTCACAAGCATTAG
- the PAI3 gene encoding Pai3p (similar to Saccharomyces cerevisiae PAI3 (YMR174C); ancestral locus Anc_6.245) — MSDFFQQAKDKLTGDTNVANEHLKKLADKYPVNTEEQEQARARNEQAYQSLKQHKQQK; from the coding sequence ATGTCCGATTTCTTCCAGCAAGCCAAGGACAAGCTTACGGGCGATACTAATGTCGCCAATGAAcacttgaaaaagttgGCTGACAAGTACCCAGTGAATACTgaggaacaagaacaagcaaGAGCTCGTAACGAGCAAGCTTACCAGAGCCTCAAACAACATAAGCAACAAAAATGA
- the TDEL0F01930 gene encoding uncharacterized protein, with translation MQAVSARRGVIGALMATVRAPIYVQRAVMDVRKVLEMVGRFVELLLHARRNVVDPVVDYGLALAVVVRPVVRVVVPLGAFVVSRILVVTGRVIGLWIGTAKVVGKTVMESMGVLGEKVSEVESSSRGFVVESSVVLVGIAVRTTIWLIGTVIGVYLFLARYMLAAR, from the coding sequence ATGCAAGCTGTATCTGCAAGACGGGGGGTCATTGGAGCCTTGATGGCCACCGTAAGGGCACCCATCTATGTGCAGAGGGCTGTGATGGATGTTCGGAAGGTGCTGGAGATGGTTGGCAGATTCGTCGAGCTATTGTTGCATGCAAGACGTAATGTTGTGGATCCCGTCGTAGACTATGGGTTGGCTCTGGCCGTTGTAGTGAGGCCTGTGGTGAGAGTGGTCGTACCTTTAGGAGCGTTTGTAGTTTCTCGAATCCTGGTGGTCACTGGCAGAGTGATTGGGCTTTGGATTGGGACGGCGAAGGTTGTGGGGAAGACTGTAATGGAGAGTATGGGAGTTTTAGGGGAGAAAGTATCTGAGGTTGAATCTTCCAGCCGTGGGTTTGTAGTCGAGAGCTCGGTTGTGCTGGTCGGAATCGCAGTTCGGACTACTATTTGGTTGATTGGGACGGTTATCGGGGTGTATTTATTCTTAGCAAGGTACATGTTAGCAGCT